A single region of the Vicia villosa cultivar HV-30 ecotype Madison, WI linkage group LG4, Vvil1.0, whole genome shotgun sequence genome encodes:
- the LOC131594904 gene encoding flavonol 3-O-glucosyltransferase UGT89B1 has protein sequence MTAQTANTPPHVLVIPFPAQGHMIPLLDLTHKLATTNKNITITILTTPKNHTFLTPLLNSHPSIIHPLILPFPSNPSIPHAVENARDLPNSFLTFILSLSNLHHPLLQWFHSHPSPPRFIISDMFSGWTQHLASQLNIPRLVFSPSGAFAFSTMCFLWKNLPTRVNPTDENEVVSYQSIPNSPNYPWWQVSPLFRSYVPGDADSEKVRDLFLCNTQSWGLIVNTFDEVEKPYIDYLKTEMGNDRVWAVGPLLPMDDDNDSSTMVLQRGGSSSVSANDIVSWLDKREDRKVVYVCFGSQTILTKEQTDAIAFGLSKSGVHFIWSIKEDAKTENELVVGRGLVIRGWVPQVLILRHRAVGAFLTHCGWNSVLESVVAGVSMLAWPMTADQYVNATLVVDELKVGKRVCEGGESVPDSDELGRVLADSVGGSGEEIGEALKLQQAALGAVRKRGSSDMDLRCLMEQLVL, from the coding sequence ATGACGGCTCAAACCGCCAACACGCCGCCGCATGTCCTTGTAATTCCATTCCCAGCTCAAGGTCACATGATCCCCCTCCTCGATCTAACCCACAAACTCGCCACCACCAACAAAAACATCACCATAACCATTCTCACCACCCCAAAAAACCATACATTCCTAACCCCTCTCCTCAACTCCCACCCTTCAATCATCCACCCATTAATCCTCCCTTTCCCATCTAACCCTTCCATTCCTCACGCAGTCGAAAACGCCAGAGACTTACCAAACTCATTTCTCACCTTCATCCTCTCTCTTTCAAATCTCCACCACCCTCTTCTCCAATGGTTCCACTCTCACCCTTCTCCTCCTCGCTTCATCATCTCCGACATGTTCTCCGGTTGGACGCAACATCTCGCTTCTCAACTCAACATTCCTCGACTCGTTTTCTCTCCTTCCGGTGCCTTCGCTTTCTCCACCATGTGTTTCCTCTGGAAGAATCTCCCAACGCGTGTAAACCCCACCGACGAAAACGAAGTTGTTTCGTATCAAAGTATCCCGAATTCCCCAAACTACCCTTGGTGGCAAGTTTCTCCTCTCTTTCGTAGCTATGTTCCCGGCGACGCTGATTCGGAGAAAGTGAGGGATTTGTTTCTTTGTAACACTCAAAGCTGGGGACTTATTGTTAACACGTTTGATGAAGTTGAAAAGCCGTATATTGATTATCTGAAAACTGAAATGGGTAACGATCGTGTGTGGGCGGTTGGACCGTTACTCCCTATGGATGATGATAATGATTCATCTACCATGGTTTTACAAAGAGGTGGGTCGAGTTCTGTTTCAGCAAACGACATCGTTTCATGGCTTGACAAACGAGAAGACAGAAAAGTGGTGTACGTTTGTTTCGGTAGTCAAACTATTCTTACTAAGGAACAAACGGATGCTATTGCATTTGGGTTGTCGAAAAGTGGGGTCCATTTTATATGGTCGATAAAAGAGGATGCGAAGACAGAAAACGAGCTTGTTGTCGGCAGAGGACTTGTGATTAGAGGGTGGGTCCCGCAGGTTTTGATTCTGAGGCATAGGGCTGTGGGAGCGTTTTTGACTCATTGTGGATGGAATTCGGTGTTGGAATCGGTGGTGGCTGGGGTTTCGATGCTTGCGTGGCCAATGACGGCGGATCAATATGTGAATGCTACGTTGGTTGTGGATGAATTGAAAGTGGGTAAGAGAGTGTGTGAAGGTGGTGAAAGTGTTCCTGATTCGGATGAGTTGGGTCGAGTTTTGGCTGACTCGGTTGGTGGGAGTGGCGAGGAAATTGGTGAGGCGTTGAAATTGCAGCAAGCGGCGTTGGGGGCTGTTAGAAAACGTGGAAGTTCGGATATGGATTTGCGATGTTTGATGGAACAACTAGTTTTATGA
- the LOC131597376 gene encoding uncharacterized protein LOC131597376, with the protein MGGWIDGSWTWGNFGIPAASLLHSVVDFSSLSQLLAATASFSPNLSDTACWHQGVEGVFSVSSCYKSLNRQHIPLGPDNRFDLAFIALWKVEAPLKVKAFGWRCFLNKVPMKDSLLSKGILNSTANLECTFCDEFHESLYHSFLSCRNAGIVWREMSDWIGMTFKSILDFKEDFWYLSSYCRAKKVKRGKERIVWLAIIWSLWLRRNDIVFNNATWNSRDVV; encoded by the coding sequence ATGGGTGGATGGATTGATGGGAGTTGGACTTGGGGAAATTTTGGGATTCCTGCAGCTTCTCTTCTTCATTCGGTTGTTGATTTTTCTAGTCTTTCTCAGCTGCTGGCAGCAACTGCTTCTTTTTCCCCCAATCTGTCTGATACCGCCTGTTGGCATCAAGGGGTTGAAGgagttttttctgtttcttcatGCTATAAATCTTTGAATAGGCAGCATATCCCTCTTGGCCCGGATAATCGCTTTGATTTGGCTTTTATTGCTTTATGGAAGGTGGAAGCTCCATTAAAAGTGAAGGCGTTTGGTTGGAGATGTTTCCTCAATAAAGTTCCGATGAAGGACTCGCTTTTGAGTAAAGGTATTCTTAATTCTACCGCGAATTTAGAATGTACTTTTTGTGATGAATTTCATGAGTCATTATACCATTCTTTCTTATCTTGTCGGAATGCCGGTATTGTTTGGAGGGAGATGTCCGATTGGATAGGAATGACTTTTAAAAGCATTTTAGATTTTAAGGAGGACTTTTGGTATTTGAGCTCTTATTGCCGAGCAAAGAAAGTCAAAAGAGGAAAGGAGAGAATCGTTTGGTTAGCTATCATTTGGAGTCTTTGGCTTCGTAGGAATGATATAGTCTTTAACAATGCTACTtggaattcgagggacgtggttTGA